One window from the genome of Saimiri boliviensis isolate mSaiBol1 chromosome 2, mSaiBol1.pri, whole genome shotgun sequence encodes:
- the C2H14orf119 gene encoding uncharacterized protein C14orf119 homolog isoform X2, whose product MPLESSSSSMPLSCPSLLPSIPHNTNPSPPPMSYITSQEMKCILHWFANWSCPQRERFLEDLVAKAVPGKLQPLLNSLEQLSMSGANRPPSIFECQLHLWDQWFRGWAEQERNEFVRQLEFSEPDFVAKFYQAVAATAGKD is encoded by the coding sequence ATGCCACTGGAGTCATCTTCCTCTTCAATGCCACTATCCTGCCCGTCTCTCTTACCCTCAATACCACACAACACTAACCCTTCCCCTCCTCCAATGTCTTACATCACCTCCCAAGAGATGAAGTGTATTCTTCACTGGTTTGCCAACTGGTCATGTCCCCAGCGTGAACGTTTCCTAGAGGACCTGGTAGCTAAGGCAGTGCCAGGAAAATTACAGCCACTGCTGAATAGTCTGGAGCAGCTTAGTATGTCTGGGGCAAACCGACCACCTTCTATCTTTGAGTGCCAGCTACATCTTTGGGATCAGTGGTTTCGAGGCTGGGCTGAGCAGGAGCGCAATGAATTTGTCAGACAGCTGGAGTTCAGTGAGCCAGACTTTGTGGCAAAATTTTACCAAGCAGTGGCTGCTACAGCTGGTAAGGACTGA